A part of Vicia villosa cultivar HV-30 ecotype Madison, WI unplaced genomic scaffold, Vvil1.0 ctg.003339F_1_1, whole genome shotgun sequence genomic DNA contains:
- the LOC131640860 gene encoding uncharacterized protein LOC131640860, whose amino-acid sequence MEKWRSVDFSKEEEEEGITADIEEVCEGEIFQRTLAGRLWTDNSFNSKAFISTMLGAWKLKNAVEVQELNKNLFLFRFTTRREMENILKNGLWSFDRNLLVPSRITGEEQPSELNMHYSTFWIRVYELPLMLRSEAMAKKLGGILGVFEELDTKEAHRNGRFLRIKVNVDLRKPLKRGTVVRFKEKNLRVHFKYERLPTFCFVCGKLGNQIKDCEAVGDLSEEGFEDIEEQDLAFGAWLRASPFPRIQEEVKKKDTSSSSCSKNLFNVSSSQSRYETKGKSKEGEEGEVEQKQTNVQNEPGAKIATTKKNTQEIQLMESNRIQKGKEPKKTNLEIEAMAESLGAMDISNVGKGSKELLVEGKSKKRKWIRRQNTRKATTSKTVEKEVECGKRNLVDVMIIDGTVDSCGKGEKKLKANKRR is encoded by the coding sequence ATGGAGAAGTGGAGATCTGTGGATTTctcgaaggaagaagaagaagaaggaattacAGCGGATATCGAAGAGGTATGCGAAGGAGAAATCTTTCAGCGAACATTAGCAGGTAGACTATGGACGGATAATAGCTTCAATTCAAAAGCTTTCATCAGTACCATGCTTGGAGCTTGGAAGCTTAAAAATGCAGTAGAAGTACAGGAACTGAACAAGAATCTATTCCTTTTTCGCTTCACAACAAGGAGAGAAATGGAAAATATCCTAAAGAATGGTCTGTGGAGCTTCGATAGGAATTTGTTAGTGCCCAGTAGAATAACAGGGGAAGAACAACCTTCGGAGTTGAATATGCATTACAGTACGTTCTGGATCCGTGTTTATGAATTACCTTTAATGCTTAGATCTGAGGCAATGGCAAAGAAATTAGGAGGTATTTTGGGAGTTTTTGAAGAACTTGACACAAAGGAAGCTCATAGGAATGGTCGATTCCTGCGAATCAAGGTCAACGTTGATTTGAGGAAACCGCTCAAGAGAGGAACGGTGGTGAGATTCAAGGAGAAGAATCTGAGGGTACACTTTAAATATGAACGACTACCAACATTTTGCTTTGTCTGTGGAAAGCTAGGGAACCAGATCAAAGATTGTGAAGCGGTAGGTGACCTAAGCGAAGAGGGGTTTGAGGATATTGAGGAGCAAGACCTTGCGTTCGGAGCCTGGTTGCGCGCGTCTCCTTTTCCAAGAATCCAAGAAGAAGTTAAAAAGAAGGATACATCGTCCAGCTCGTGTAGCAAGAATCTTTTCAACGTATCCTCCAGCCAAAGTAGATACGAAACGAAAGGTAAGAGTAAAGAAGGGGAAGAAGGAGAAGTAGAGCAGAAACAAACAAATGTTCAAAATGAACCTGGGGCAAAAATTGCTACAACTAAAAAGAATACTCAAGAGATACAACTGATGGAAAGTAACAGGATCCAGAAAGGAAAGGAACCCAAGAAAACAAATTTGGAGATCGAAGCTATGGCGGAATCACTAGGAGCTATGGATATTTCAAATGTGGGGAAAGGTAGTAAGGAGCTATTAGTGGAAGGAAAGAGCAAAAAGCGCAAATGGATAAGGCGACAAAATACGAGGAAGGCAACTACATCAAAGACAGTGGAAAAAGAGGTTGAATGTGGGAAGCGAAACCTAGTTGATGTCATGATAATCGATGGAACAGTGGACTCATGTGGAAAGGGAGAGAAGAAATTAAAGGCCAATAAGAGGAGGTGA
- the LOC131640864 gene encoding pentatricopeptide repeat-containing protein At3g53700, chloroplastic encodes MLDVCNIVSMKLSQLHPHPFPRISNPHHHSTPPFTFSISFSSNSNFKFPTLCTTPSSTTHHPLPPNFTSSQLLHLLRSQNDQPSFIQAFQSASNHPNFNPNSSFYNEILLHLTQSSSFDSITTVLKQMKSSGFIPNANTFATLIHGFTHFQEIEQVLHIMKSELGLNSDTQLYNLALNALVEDNKLKLIEMLHSKMVSEGVPLDVSTFNILIKALCKAHQLRPAILMLEDMANHGGLKPNEKTFTILMQGFIEEGDLNGALRIRNQMAGYGCLLTHVSVNVLVNGFSKEGRVEEALRFIHGVSEEGLLPNQVTYNTLVKGLCRNGNVNDALKIVDFMTENGLDPDLYTYNSLISGMCRSGEFDKAKEILQQMILRDCSPNTVTYNTLISALCKENEIEAATELVRTLVSKGMLPDVCTFNTLIQGLCLTKKREIAVELFEDMKKNGCQPDEFTYSILIDSLCSERRLKEALMLLKEMELNGCARNVVVYNTLIDGLCKSRRVEEAEEIFDQMELLGVSRSSVTYNTLIDGLCRNKRVEEASQLMDQMIMAGLKPDKFTYNSLLTYFCRVGNIEKAADIVQTMNSNGCEPDIVTYGTLIGGLCKAGRGEVASKLLRSVEMKGIILTPHAYNPVIRSLFIRKRPKEGMRLFREMIEKSNPPDVITYKIVFRGLCNSGGPIQEAVDFTVEMLEKGILPEFQSFVFLAEGLCSLSMEDTLIQLINLVMERAKLSERESSMIRGFLKIRKFNDALANLGGILDRQMSRRY; translated from the coding sequence ATGTTAGATGTTTGTAATATTGTCTCAATGAAACTCTCTCAACTTCATCCTCACCCTTTCCCTCGCATCTCAAACCCACACCACCATTCAACACCCCCCTTCactttctctatctctttctctTCCAATTCTAACTTCAAATTCCCCACTCTTTGCACCACCCCTTCCTCCACAACACACCACCCTCTCCCTCCCAATTTCACTTCCTCCCAGCTCCTCCACCTCCTCCGCAGCCAAAACGACCAACCCTCCTTCATACAAGCCTTTCAATCCGCCTCTAACCACCCCAATTTCAACCCCAATTCATCCTTTTACAATGAAATCCTTCTTCATCTTACCCAATCCTCCTCCTTTGATTCCATCACTACCGTTCTCAAACAAATGAAATCTTCCGGTTTCATCCCAAATGCCAACACTTTTGCTACTCTCATCCATGGTTTTACCCACTTTCAAGAAATTGAGCAGGTGCTTCATATCATGAAAAGTGAATTAGGGCTTAATTCAGATACCCAACTTTACAATCTGGCTCTGAATGCTCTTGTTGAGGATAACAAGCTTAAGTTAATAGAAATGCTGCATTCTAAGATGGTATCTGAGGGTGTGCCTCTTGATGTTTCtacttttaatattttgattaaggCTTTGTGTAAAGCACATCAATTAAGGCCTGCAATTTTGATGCTTGAGGATATGGCGAATCACGGTGGGTTGAAACCTAATGAGAAAACGTTCACCATTTTGATGCAGGGTTTTATTGAAGAGGGTGATTTGAATGGTGCTTTGAGGATAAGAAATCAAATGGCGGGGTATGGTTGTTTGTTAACACATGTTTCTGTGAATGTTTTGGTCAACGGTTTTAGCAAAGAAGGTCGCGTTGAGGAAGCTCTTAGATTCATCCATGGGGTTTCTGAGGAAGGGCTTTTACCTAATCAGGTTACTTATAATACTTTGGTGAAAGGGTTGTGTAGAAATGGAAATGTTAATGATGCTTTGAAAATTGTGGATTTTATGACTGAGAATGGGCTTGATCCTGATTTGTATACATATAACTCCTTGATATCTGGAATGTGTAGATCAGGTGAATTTGATAAGGCGAAAGAAATTTTGCAACAGATGATTTTGAGAGATTGCTCTCCAAATACTGTAACTTACAATACACTTATTAGTGCCTTGTGCAAGGAGAATGAAATTGAAGCTGCCACTGAACTTGTCCGGACTCTTGTTAGCAAGGGGATGTTGCCGGACGTTTGTACTTTTAATACTTTGATACAGGGTCTATGCTTGACTAAGAAACGGGAGATTGCGGTGGAGCTGTTCGAGGACATGAAAAAGAATGGGTGTCAACCTGACGAGTTCACATACAGTATATTGATCGACAGTCTGTGTTCTGAAAGGAGGCTTAAAGAAGCATTGATGCTGTTGAAAGAAATGGAGTTGAATGGCTGTGCTAGGAATGTGGTGGTGTACAATACTTTGATTGATGGTTTGTGTAAAAGCAGAAGGGTTGAAGAAGCAGAGGAGATCTTTGATCAGATGGAACTTTTGGGGGTGTCTAGAAGTTCAGTAACATATAACACGCTTATTGATGGTCTTTGTAGAAACAAGAGAGTTGAAGAAGCTTCTCAACTTATGGATCAGATGATAATGGCAGGATTAAAGCCTGACAAGTTCACTTATAATTCATTGCTTACGTATTTCTGCAGAGTTGGAAATATAGAGAAAGCAGCTGATATTGTGCAAACTATGAATTCTAATGGGTGTGAACCGGATATTGTTACCTATGGTACGCTTATTGGTGGATTATGTAAAGCTGGTAGAGGAGAGGTTGCAAGTAAGCTTCTTCGATCTGTCGAGATGAAAGGTATTATCTTGACCCCACATGCTTATAACCCTGTGATTCGATCCTTATTCATAAGGAAAAGACCAAAAGAAGGAATGAGGCTTTTCAGAGAAATGATAGAAAAGAGCAATCCACCGGATGTTATAACATACAAGATTGTTTTCCGTGGGCTTTGTAATAGTGGAGGGCCAATACAAGAGGCTGTTGATTTtaccgttgagatgttggagAAAGGAATACTGCCAGAGTTTCAATCATTTGTGTTTTTGGCAGAAGGGCTTTGTTCTTTATCAATGGAGGACACTCTCATCCAACTCATCAATCTGGTGATGGAGAGAGCGAAATTGTCGGAAAGGGAATCCTCTATGATCAGAGGCTTTCTCAAGATCCGAAAGTTTAATGATGCCTTGGCCAATCTTGGTGGTATTTTGGATAGGCAAATGTCTAGAAGATATTGA